In the genome of Methylophaga nitratireducenticrescens, one region contains:
- a CDS encoding alpha-D-glucose phosphate-specific phosphoglucomutase, translated as MMSTTITSQPFNDQRPGTSGLRKRVRVFQQKHYLENFVQAMFDSVGDTQEQTLVIGGDGRFYNQTAIQTIVKMAAVNGFKRLIIGQHGLLSTPAASCVIRKYQAFGGVILSASHNPAGQEGDFGIKFNIRNGGPAPESITEAIYQNSQHISSYQILECADISLTEIGTQFLQDMQIDIIDPVADYAELMSDIFDFPAIRALLCNGRFQMRFDAMHAITGPYAKEILEKRLGAEAGTVINGVPQADFAGGHPDPNLTYAAELVEELFADIGPDFGAASDGDGDRNMILGHGIFVTPSDSLAILAANAELIPAYQKGLKGIARSMPTSQAADRVAQALNIPMHETPTGWKFFGNLLDADMVTICGEESFGTGSNHIREKDGLWAVLFWLNILAIRQQSVSEIVRQHWQKYGRNYYTRHDYEEIPIEIANQLMEGLQQQIPDLAGQSLNGHIVDYADNFSYHDPVDKSIAENQGIRIGFTDGCRIIFRLSGTGTQGATLRVYIEAIEDNPDNLFEDTQTRLKDLIEIADSLAKIKSLTGRNAPTVIT; from the coding sequence ATCATGTCGACCACCATCACTAGTCAGCCGTTTAATGATCAACGTCCTGGCACCTCCGGACTGCGTAAGCGAGTTCGGGTTTTTCAGCAAAAACATTATCTGGAAAACTTTGTACAGGCCATGTTTGACTCTGTTGGCGACACTCAGGAACAAACATTGGTTATTGGCGGTGATGGACGATTTTATAACCAAACAGCCATCCAGACGATTGTCAAAATGGCAGCAGTCAATGGTTTTAAACGACTGATTATCGGCCAGCATGGTCTGCTGTCAACGCCAGCGGCATCCTGTGTCATTCGCAAATACCAGGCATTTGGTGGCGTGATACTCTCTGCCAGCCACAACCCTGCTGGTCAGGAGGGTGATTTTGGTATCAAGTTCAATATCCGTAATGGTGGACCGGCTCCCGAGAGTATTACTGAAGCTATCTATCAAAACAGCCAACATATTTCTTCCTACCAGATATTGGAATGTGCAGATATTTCGTTGACAGAAATAGGTACACAATTTTTACAGGATATGCAGATCGATATTATTGATCCGGTTGCTGATTATGCTGAATTGATGTCTGATATTTTTGATTTCCCGGCGATCAGAGCCCTGCTATGCAATGGTCGTTTCCAAATGCGTTTTGATGCCATGCATGCCATTACGGGCCCTTATGCAAAAGAAATCCTTGAAAAACGTCTGGGTGCAGAAGCTGGTACGGTCATTAATGGTGTTCCACAAGCCGATTTTGCCGGCGGACATCCCGACCCCAATCTAACCTACGCCGCAGAATTGGTGGAGGAACTGTTTGCAGATATTGGCCCGGATTTTGGTGCGGCTTCAGATGGCGATGGCGATCGCAATATGATTCTGGGTCACGGTATATTTGTCACCCCTTCCGACAGTCTGGCTATTCTGGCAGCGAATGCAGAATTAATTCCGGCTTATCAAAAAGGACTTAAAGGCATCGCCCGTTCCATGCCCACCAGTCAGGCCGCTGATCGTGTCGCTCAGGCTTTAAATATCCCCATGCATGAAACACCGACGGGCTGGAAGTTTTTTGGTAACCTTCTTGATGCTGATATGGTAACTATTTGCGGCGAAGAAAGCTTTGGCACCGGCTCTAATCATATCCGTGAAAAGGATGGTTTATGGGCAGTTTTATTCTGGCTGAATATTCTGGCAATCAGACAGCAATCCGTCAGTGAAATTGTGCGTCAGCATTGGCAGAAGTATGGTCGAAATTATTACACGCGCCATGATTATGAAGAAATTCCAATCGAGATAGCCAATCAGTTGATGGAAGGTTTACAACAGCAAATACCTGACTTAGCGGGTCAGTCGCTGAATGGTCATATCGTCGATTATGCGGATAATTTCAGTTATCACGATCCAGTCGACAAAAGCATTGCTGAAAACCAGGGTATTCGCATTGGCTTTACTGATGGTTGCCGTATTATTTTCAGACTCTCCGGCACCGGCACCCAAGGGGCAACGCTAAGGGTGTATATCGAAGCTATTGAGGATAATCCAGATAATTTGTTCGAGGACACCCAAACACGACTGAAAGATTTGATTGAGATTGCTGATAGTCTTGCCAAAATCAAATCGCTTACTGGTCGCAATGCTCCAACTGTTATTACCTAG
- a CDS encoding Maf family protein, which translates to MQTLILGSSSPFRAELLAKLHLNFLTASPDIDESPKPNETPDQLVRRLAESKARKIAEQYPDSLIIGSDQVAVLNGQVMGKPGNHLKAIEQLSAASGNTVTFMTGLALFNAATGNMQSDVDYFEVVFRTLSAEQIEFYLTTEQPYQCAGSFKSEGFGISLFKELRGRDPNSLVGLPLIRLIELLANENIDVLVSSPLRASY; encoded by the coding sequence ATGCAAACATTAATTTTAGGTTCCAGCTCCCCTTTTCGTGCTGAACTGCTTGCTAAATTACATTTGAACTTTCTGACGGCTTCACCGGATATTGATGAAAGCCCAAAACCCAATGAAACGCCAGACCAGCTGGTAAGACGACTGGCAGAAAGCAAAGCCCGTAAAATTGCTGAACAGTATCCAGACAGCCTTATTATTGGCTCTGATCAAGTCGCCGTATTGAATGGTCAAGTAATGGGTAAACCAGGAAATCATCTCAAAGCGATTGAACAGCTTTCTGCAGCCTCAGGTAATACCGTTACGTTTATGACCGGACTGGCTTTGTTTAATGCTGCCACAGGTAATATGCAATCCGACGTCGACTATTTTGAAGTGGTTTTCAGAACACTTTCAGCTGAGCAGATTGAGTTTTATCTAACAACTGAACAGCCCTATCAATGCGCTGGAAGTTTTAAATCGGAAGGATTTGGAATCAGTCTGTTTAAGGAATTACGCGGCCGGGATCCTAATAGTTTGGTTGGTTTGCCTTTGATTCGATTGATAGAGCTGCTGGCCAACGAAAATATTGATGTGTTGGTCAGCAGTCCACTTAGAGCCAGTTATTGA
- a CDS encoding aminoglycoside phosphotransferase family protein → MNNKQDIRFQQLQQWLQGFVTDKNHSLTPASSDASFRRYFRLQQMDDSFIVMDSPPEHEDNQSFIKVATVLEQFGLNVPHIYQQDLQQGFLILSDLGNTPYLSQLSIETADELYKKAIDSLLTLQQIPCENQPLPQYDAALLQREMLLFDDWFLQRHLELHPPEWLTATFEFLTQNALEQPQVIVHRDFHSRNLMYLQGQKPGIIDFQDAVIGAISYDLVSLLRDVYIQWSPAEQQQWVGYYIEQAQQYGLLTLEQAEKFPRWFDLMGLQRHLKILGIFCRLNYRDNKPNYMNDLALTLTYVYQVCERYPELQKFYQYLIEQPKIAGIK, encoded by the coding sequence ATGAACAATAAACAAGATATACGCTTTCAACAGTTGCAACAATGGTTGCAAGGCTTTGTGACCGATAAAAACCATTCGTTAACACCTGCCTCCAGTGATGCCAGCTTTCGACGTTATTTTCGATTACAGCAAATGGATGACAGTTTTATCGTTATGGATTCACCACCCGAGCATGAAGATAACCAGTCATTTATCAAGGTCGCAACCGTATTAGAGCAATTCGGGTTGAATGTTCCGCATATCTATCAACAGGATCTACAGCAGGGGTTTCTAATACTGAGCGATCTGGGTAATACCCCTTACCTTTCACAGCTATCCATTGAAACCGCTGATGAGCTTTATAAAAAAGCCATTGACAGTCTGCTAACCCTGCAGCAGATTCCCTGCGAAAACCAGCCATTGCCTCAATATGATGCCGCATTATTACAACGTGAAATGCTACTGTTTGATGACTGGTTTTTGCAGCGCCATTTGGAATTACATCCACCCGAATGGTTAACTGCAACATTCGAATTTTTGACGCAAAACGCTTTGGAGCAACCTCAGGTTATTGTGCATCGGGATTTTCATTCACGAAATCTGATGTACCTGCAGGGACAAAAACCGGGGATAATTGATTTTCAGGATGCCGTAATTGGCGCCATTAGTTATGACTTGGTTTCATTGTTGCGTGATGTGTATATCCAATGGTCTCCGGCTGAACAACAGCAGTGGGTTGGATATTATATTGAGCAGGCACAACAGTATGGATTGTTAACATTAGAGCAAGCAGAAAAATTTCCTCGCTGGTTTGATTTAATGGGCTTACAACGCCATCTTAAAATACTCGGGATCTTCTGCCGCCTGAATTATCGCGACAATAAACCTAATTATATGAATGATTTAGCATTGACTTTAACTTATGTTTATCAAGTTTGTGAGCGCTATCCAGAGCTACAGAAATTCTATCAATATCTTATTGAACAACCCAAAATTGCGGGTATAAAATGA
- the murU gene encoding N-acetylmuramate alpha-1-phosphate uridylyltransferase MurU, whose product MKVMILAAGRGERLRPLTDHTPKPLLHAGPKRLIEYLIDKLVAAGFDNIVINHAHLGEQFEPILGSGERYHAHFEYSAEVAGGLETAGGIIQALPLLGNEPFLVVNGDIWTDFPFDELAKMDLAKEQLCHLVMVNNPAHNPAGDFYLDSDGLLSLDGEPKLTFSGIAIYRPEMFAEHPVTKLALKPFFVEAMKQRKASGQHYQGQWSDIGTVERLTALAKQLGISGAKKLQ is encoded by the coding sequence ATGAAAGTAATGATTCTCGCAGCAGGTCGCGGTGAACGGCTTAGACCACTCACCGATCACACACCCAAACCTTTGCTGCATGCTGGTCCAAAACGCTTGATTGAATATCTGATTGATAAGCTGGTCGCTGCTGGGTTTGATAATATTGTGATTAATCATGCTCATCTTGGTGAGCAATTTGAGCCAATATTGGGCAGCGGTGAACGCTACCATGCCCATTTTGAATATTCTGCAGAAGTCGCTGGCGGGCTGGAAACCGCTGGTGGAATAATTCAGGCATTACCACTGTTAGGCAATGAACCTTTTCTGGTGGTAAATGGTGATATCTGGACAGATTTTCCGTTTGATGAACTCGCCAAGATGGATTTAGCTAAAGAGCAACTATGTCACCTGGTTATGGTGAATAATCCTGCGCATAATCCTGCTGGGGATTTTTATCTTGATAGCGATGGTTTGCTATCACTTGATGGTGAACCCAAACTGACCTTCAGTGGTATTGCAATTTATCGACCAGAAATGTTTGCAGAGCATCCAGTTACCAAACTGGCCTTAAAGCCTTTTTTTGTTGAGGCTATGAAGCAGCGAAAAGCGAGCGGGCAACATTATCAGGGTCAGTGGTCTGATATTGGAACGGTCGAGCGCTTAACCGCGTTGGCCAAGCAACTCGGCATTTCAGGCGCAAAGAAACTCCAG